The following are encoded together in the Anaerolineae bacterium genome:
- the proS gene encoding proline--tRNA ligase: protein MTTKVTPRSQDYSRWYTDVVQMADLADYAPVKGCMVIKPYGYALWENIQAALDRRFKETGHVNAYFPLFIPMSFLKKEAEHVEGFAPELAVVTHGGGEELEEPLAVRPTSETIVGYMYAQWIRSYRDLPILINQWNNVVRWEKRTRLFLRTTEFLWQEGHTAHATAEEAMEETLRMLNVYTDFAINEAAIPVIPGKKSEREKFAGAVASYTIEAMMGNGWALQAGTSHFLGQNFSRAFDIKFLDRNNELQYAWTTSWGLSTRMIGGIIMVHGDDQGLILPPRLAPYQVVIVPIWKNDEERSLVMEAAHSVAAELRDACIRLRLDDRDEVSPGFKFNDWEMRGVPLRIEIGPKDVEKRQVTFARRDIPGREGKLSVLRNGLVSQVRQMLDAIQANLLAKATRFRDENTHRVESYEEFKAVLEEKGGFIRVHWAGSDEDEDRIKEETKATIRCYPLEVPEGRGRCFFTGRETDRVAIFARAY from the coding sequence ATGACTACTAAGGTAACACCTCGGAGCCAAGATTACTCGCGCTGGTACACGGACGTGGTGCAAATGGCCGATCTGGCCGACTACGCCCCGGTCAAAGGATGCATGGTGATCAAGCCCTACGGCTATGCGCTCTGGGAGAACATTCAGGCTGCTCTCGATCGCCGCTTCAAGGAGACAGGACACGTCAACGCCTATTTCCCGCTCTTCATCCCGATGAGCTTTTTGAAGAAGGAAGCCGAGCACGTTGAGGGGTTTGCCCCAGAGCTGGCAGTGGTGACCCACGGCGGCGGCGAGGAGCTGGAGGAGCCATTGGCCGTCCGTCCTACCTCTGAGACGATCGTCGGATACATGTACGCTCAGTGGATCCGATCATATCGTGATCTCCCCATCCTCATCAACCAATGGAACAACGTGGTGCGGTGGGAAAAGCGCACCCGGCTCTTCCTGCGCACGACCGAGTTTCTGTGGCAAGAGGGACATACTGCCCATGCCACCGCCGAAGAGGCCATGGAAGAGACGCTGCGCATGCTGAATGTCTACACCGACTTCGCGATCAACGAGGCGGCCATTCCCGTGATCCCCGGCAAGAAGAGCGAACGGGAGAAATTCGCCGGCGCCGTCGCCAGCTATACCATTGAGGCGATGATGGGCAATGGCTGGGCGCTCCAGGCAGGTACTAGCCACTTCCTGGGTCAAAACTTCAGCCGGGCTTTCGACATCAAGTTCCTGGATCGGAACAACGAGCTGCAATACGCCTGGACGACCAGCTGGGGGCTGAGCACGCGTATGATCGGCGGCATCATCATGGTCCATGGCGACGACCAGGGGCTGATCCTACCGCCCCGCCTGGCCCCTTACCAAGTGGTGATCGTGCCCATTTGGAAAAACGACGAAGAACGTTCGCTGGTGATGGAGGCCGCGCACAGCGTGGCCGCCGAGCTGCGTGACGCCTGCATTCGCCTCCGCCTGGACGACCGCGATGAGGTCTCTCCCGGCTTTAAATTCAATGATTGGGAGATGCGCGGTGTACCCTTGCGCATCGAGATCGGCCCGAAAGACGTGGAGAAACGGCAGGTGACGTTTGCCCGCCGCGACATCCCCGGCCGGGAGGGAAAGCTCTCGGTGCTGCGAAATGGCCTGGTCTCGCAGGTGCGACAGATGCTCGATGCCATCCAGGCCAACCTTCTAGCGAAAGCCACCCGCTTCCGGGATGAAAACACCCATCGCGTCGAAAGCTACGAGGAATTTAAGGCCGTCTTGGAGGAGAAAGGTGGCTTCATTCGGGTGCATTGGGCCGGCAGCGACGAGGACGAGGACCGCATAAAGGAAGAGACCAAGGCCACGATCCGGTGCTATCCGTTGGAGGTGCCCGAGGGACGTGGGCGCTGCTTCTTCACGGGCAGGGAGACGGATCGCGTCGCTATCTTTGCGCGGGCGTACTAA
- a CDS encoding DUF624 domain-containing protein, producing MRAALSVFWRSLQYWGDEIALLVPLNAAWLLAVLLIIPGPPATAALLTVTNRMAHGELVSWRIARDAFRRYFWKSWAWAAINLAFVGLLVFNHLYYSAHTSGTVLVLVRAMWAVMALVWSALQFYWFPLILEMPGHPIILALRNAGRLALLNPGFTVTLLIVVLLFTAISVALTVMMMLMWTSVLALVANHATLDRLAAYREMRALLGEEAMERASLEGIDRPAASPVITPRPPKRRPRRARQRQRHKSSKKATRG from the coding sequence ATGCGGGCGGCTCTGAGCGTGTTCTGGCGCTCACTCCAATACTGGGGCGACGAGATCGCCCTATTGGTGCCGTTGAACGCGGCCTGGCTGCTGGCAGTCCTGTTGATCATCCCCGGTCCACCGGCCACAGCCGCCCTGTTGACGGTGACCAACCGCATGGCCCACGGCGAGCTGGTGAGCTGGCGCATCGCCCGAGACGCGTTCCGCCGCTACTTCTGGAAGTCATGGGCATGGGCAGCCATCAACCTGGCCTTTGTCGGCCTGCTCGTGTTCAACCACCTGTACTACTCTGCCCATACGAGCGGCACCGTCTTAGTGCTCGTGCGTGCCATGTGGGCTGTGATGGCGCTGGTATGGAGCGCGCTGCAATTCTACTGGTTTCCGCTAATACTGGAAATGCCAGGGCATCCTATCATCCTAGCGCTACGCAACGCGGGCCGGCTGGCCCTGCTTAACCCGGGCTTCACTGTCACCCTCCTCATTGTGGTGCTCTTGTTTACGGCCATTAGCGTTGCGCTCACTGTGATGATGATGTTAATGTGGACCAGCGTCCTGGCCCTCGTGGCCAACCACGCCACGCTGGATCGGCTGGCCGCCTATCGGGAGATGCGCGCCCTTCTCGGTGAGGAGGCAATGGAGAGGGCATCTCTAGAGGGGATAGATCGGCCCGCCGCGTCGCCGGTGATCACCCCTCGCCCACCCAAGCGCCGTCCTCGGCGCGCTCGCCAGCGCCAGAGGCATAAGTCGAGCAAGAAGGCAACGAGAGGATGA
- a CDS encoding beta-galactosidase: protein MNFTIGVTYWPRRKATRWWQTFDRGEVEEELAHVAALGCHLVRIPLLWSTVQPTADRLDHRILDRLGEALDAAHAAGLLAVVDLQVGPACGAFDFPDWAMDPLPIAVLSGGSPALPVRQIVHGREEARYRLRDPFEDEKMIQAQRRLFREVIGFYADHPAMFGWSLGHELDRARPPRAADAASEWLERRTAEIREVAEAARLFWYSDLAAFARPTGMRLDAVAAVLGTVAIEVHPGLHSLAEHPLDIELVRFTVALARALALETPVWVTGCAVPTVPIPGDPGTMLMDVVDGYEREVYFASESEQEEFVEQVLEALIADGAAGCWLGYYADFEESLWEEPPLDRGQRGRALGIVRRDGSEKPAAEAIRRVRKRLDMGQLNPGQPERRLEMDPEEYWREPGRHLRRLYNEYREGGHQ, encoded by the coding sequence ATGAATTTCACCATCGGCGTCACATACTGGCCGAGACGCAAAGCCACCCGATGGTGGCAGACCTTTGATCGAGGTGAGGTGGAGGAGGAACTGGCTCACGTGGCCGCCCTGGGTTGCCATCTCGTCCGCATTCCGCTCCTATGGTCCACGGTGCAGCCCACCGCGGATCGGCTGGACCATCGTATACTGGATCGCCTGGGCGAGGCGTTGGATGCGGCACATGCGGCAGGCCTGCTCGCGGTGGTGGATCTGCAGGTGGGGCCGGCCTGTGGCGCGTTCGATTTCCCTGATTGGGCGATGGACCCACTGCCGATCGCAGTGCTGTCGGGGGGATCGCCTGCTTTACCCGTACGCCAGATCGTGCATGGGCGAGAGGAAGCCCGCTATCGCCTGCGTGATCCATTTGAAGATGAAAAGATGATTCAGGCACAACGTCGGCTATTCCGCGAGGTGATCGGCTTCTACGCCGATCACCCTGCCATGTTCGGATGGAGCCTGGGCCACGAGCTCGATCGGGCGCGCCCACCGCGAGCAGCCGACGCAGCGAGCGAGTGGTTAGAGCGCCGCACGGCCGAGATCCGGGAGGTGGCCGAAGCCGCCCGGCTGTTCTGGTACTCTGACTTGGCTGCCTTTGCCCGGCCGACTGGTATGCGTCTCGACGCGGTCGCTGCGGTGCTGGGGACTGTGGCCATAGAGGTGCACCCGGGGTTGCATTCCCTGGCCGAGCATCCGTTGGATATCGAGCTAGTGCGCTTCACGGTGGCGCTGGCGCGAGCGCTGGCCCTGGAGACGCCGGTATGGGTGACTGGCTGCGCAGTGCCCACCGTCCCGATCCCTGGCGACCCAGGCACGATGCTGATGGACGTGGTGGATGGCTATGAGCGCGAGGTGTACTTCGCCAGTGAGAGCGAGCAGGAGGAATTCGTGGAGCAGGTGCTGGAGGCGTTAATCGCTGACGGCGCGGCTGGATGTTGGCTAGGCTACTATGCGGATTTCGAGGAGTCGCTATGGGAAGAGCCGCCATTGGATCGGGGTCAGAGGGGGAGGGCGTTGGGAATCGTGCGACGCGATGGCAGCGAGAAGCCGGCAGCCGAGGCGATACGTCGGGTACGGAAACGGCTGGATATGGGGCAGCTCAATCCTGGGCAGCCGGAGCGACGGCTGGAGATGGATCCCGAAGAATATTGGCGAGAGCCAGGACGACACTTGCGTCGCCTGTACAATGAATACCGAGAGGGTGGTCACCAGTAA
- a CDS encoding M3 family oligoendopeptidase, with product MTYGFINPDRWNLSDLLTSPEAADSVIAELERLTGEMEALRDRLAPDMAEEEFLAALRQYEAITLALHRLGGYAFLWFSENTQDQKALAFLGRIEQLSAEIQNRVLFFSLWWKQLDEEPAQRLMRNAGDFRYFLESLRRFKPHTLTEPEEKIINLKDVNGISAVVTLYDMITNRFIFELEVDGEKKRLTREELSVYFRHPSPELRAAAYRELYRVYGDHGSLLGQIYAYRVRDWATEHLQLRKFSSPIAVRNLANDIPDAAVEILLEVCRANVGIFQRYFRLKARWLGMDRLRRYDLYAPIAAAEKNYSYGEAVDLVLDTYRAFSPVIAEHAYRVFADRHIDAQVRPGKRSGAFSYGVLPGLTPYVMLNYTGKARDVATMAHELGHAIHSSLAGHHSVLTFHPSLPLAETASVFGEMLLTDRLLQEEQDVAVRRELLVNALDDTYATVLRQAYFALFEREAHELVQQGRTTDELSERYLENLRDQFGDAVDVSEDFRWEWISIPHFYHTPFYVYAYSFGQLLVLALYQRYKAEGEAFKPAYLQILAYGGSESPQRVLSEARVDIMSPSFWQGGFDVIAGMVNELETLEQVPQPSL from the coding sequence ATGACCTACGGCTTTATCAATCCCGACCGCTGGAACCTCTCTGATCTACTAACATCACCGGAGGCAGCCGATTCGGTGATCGCTGAGCTGGAGCGGCTGACCGGCGAGATGGAGGCGCTGCGCGATCGGCTTGCGCCAGACATGGCCGAGGAAGAGTTCCTAGCCGCCCTACGCCAGTACGAGGCGATCACCCTGGCGCTGCATCGGCTGGGCGGATACGCCTTTCTCTGGTTTTCCGAGAACACCCAAGATCAGAAAGCACTTGCCTTTTTGGGCCGCATCGAACAGCTGAGCGCCGAGATCCAGAATCGCGTCCTGTTCTTCAGCCTCTGGTGGAAACAGTTGGACGAGGAGCCAGCCCAGCGCCTGATGCGCAACGCCGGCGATTTTCGCTACTTTTTGGAAAGCCTGCGCCGCTTCAAACCGCACACCTTGACCGAGCCAGAGGAGAAAATCATCAACCTAAAGGACGTCAACGGCATCAGCGCCGTTGTCACTCTATATGACATGATCACCAACCGCTTCATCTTCGAGCTAGAGGTGGACGGTGAAAAGAAGCGGCTGACCCGGGAGGAGCTGTCCGTCTACTTCCGTCATCCCTCACCTGAACTGCGCGCGGCCGCATATCGGGAACTATATCGTGTTTATGGCGACCACGGCAGCCTGCTGGGCCAGATCTATGCCTACCGGGTGCGCGACTGGGCTACCGAACACCTGCAGTTACGTAAATTCAGCTCCCCCATCGCCGTGCGTAACCTGGCTAACGATATCCCTGATGCCGCCGTAGAGATCCTCCTTGAAGTGTGCCGGGCGAACGTGGGCATCTTCCAGCGCTACTTCCGCTTGAAGGCTCGCTGGCTGGGCATGGACCGCCTGCGACGCTACGACCTTTACGCGCCCATCGCTGCTGCGGAGAAAAACTATTCATACGGCGAGGCCGTGGATCTGGTGCTGGACACATATCGGGCGTTCTCGCCTGTAATCGCCGAGCATGCCTACCGCGTGTTTGCCGACCGCCACATAGATGCCCAAGTGCGGCCGGGCAAACGAAGTGGCGCCTTCTCCTACGGCGTGCTGCCCGGTCTCACCCCTTACGTGATGCTCAATTACACCGGCAAGGCTCGCGACGTGGCAACAATGGCACACGAACTGGGGCACGCAATCCACTCCTCCTTAGCTGGCCATCACTCCGTCCTCACGTTCCATCCCTCCCTACCCTTGGCCGAGACGGCATCTGTCTTCGGCGAGATGTTACTCACCGATCGGCTATTACAGGAGGAACAAGATGTGGCTGTGCGCCGCGAACTGCTGGTCAACGCTTTAGACGATACCTATGCCACCGTGCTGCGCCAGGCCTACTTCGCCCTCTTCGAGCGAGAAGCGCATGAGCTCGTTCAACAGGGTCGAACCACTGACGAGCTGAGTGAACGCTATCTGGAGAACTTGCGCGATCAATTCGGGGACGCAGTAGATGTGAGCGAAGACTTTCGTTGGGAGTGGATCTCCATCCCCCACTTCTATCACACGCCGTTCTACGTTTATGCTTATAGCTTTGGCCAGCTACTGGTCTTAGCCTTGTACCAGCGTTATAAGGCTGAGGGTGAAGCGTTCAAGCCCGCCTACTTGCAGATCTTGGCTTACGGCGGATCAGAGAGCCCGCAGCGCGTGCTAAGCGAAGCGAGGGTGGACATCATGTCACCTTCGTTTTGGCAGGGAGGGTTTGACGTCATCGCCGGGATGGTTAACGAGCTGGAGACGCTAGAACAGGTCCCTCAGCCCTCCCTGTGA